Part of the Sorghum bicolor cultivar BTx623 chromosome 1, Sorghum_bicolor_NCBIv3, whole genome shotgun sequence genome, TCATGTTTGCTTTGCTCTGCCGGATGATTAATTAGTTCTACTATAATTTGATGATTGCATGCATCAACGAAGGTGCATTCAAGGGGGGCAGCCGAGAATCGGCATTGCATTCAGGTGATGTGCAGGCGAGTACACGTGATGCTACAAGACCATGCATTGCACGTATAATTCATGCACGTATATAAAATCAAACTGCTGATTTAAATATTCAGATATAATAATTAAACAAAGGTTCTGCATACAAACAAAAGGTTGTACTGAAATAAATTTAAGACTACACGAAACAAAGGTTCTGGTGAATGAAAATTTTGAACTAAATGTTGTAGATATTAAataatttaactaaatttaaatTGGACGACGTTTAGCCATAATCTCTTTCTGCATCATCTCCACCCATTCACGCTGAATCGTGGAAAGGGAGGTAGTGTCCGCAAACATTATTTCTTTCTCTTGCTTAATCAAGTCGGCTTCGGCTCTTGTCTTCTCTGAAGCAGCTCTtgtcttctctatctctagtgcTTCTCTAGCTCTTTGTTTCTCTAGCTCTAGTGCTTCCTTGTCTAGCTCAAAAGACAACATAAACCTCTCATTCTTAGCCTTCTCTTTTTCAATGTCCGCAGCCTCCTTCTTTGCCCACATCTTATCAATGGCCTCCAAGCAAGCTTCGCCACCACCTCGCCTTAGCTTTTCTTTAGCCTTCTTGACCCCATCTGATCTAATCCTTGTACTTGGTTGTGCAGCATCATCATCGCCAGCTTGCCCGTTGTTGGTTCCTTCCTCTTCCCTTGGCCGAGCCACCTTGGTGgacttttttttggttttgtttCCTGATGCTGCTTGTTTCTCTAGCTGCAGAAGTTCCTTCCTTTTGATTTTCCACTTGTCCTCCTCCTTCAGTATGTTGTAACATGACACAACGCTGCACTTCTTCCCATCCATTTTTTCTACTCCTGAGAACATCATGAGGGTAGCTGCGATCTGCACAAGTAGTATGTCAATATATGTAGCTGTCGTAAACAGAACaagatgaaattaaaatttgaagATATAGTACCCTGTCTTGTATAGTTGTACCACTTTGATTCCTACGTTCAATCGCTTCCAAACACGAAGTGAACTTGTTCACTGCGGTCTGAATTGAGAGCCATCTATGCAGAAGTGAACTCTCTGTCCTTGGAGTTGTACCCTTATTGTGCTCCCAAAAGTAAGCATGAACCTTACCCCAAAAGCTAGTACGGTTTTGGTTGGCTCCGTGAATTGGATCTTTGCTAGCGACCAACCATCCTTCACAAACAATTTCGTCTTCCTCCACACTAAAATTTTTGGCCCTCTTCGATCCCTTGTTACCACGAGAAGCAACAACTTCCACCTCGGGGCTAGCCTGAGTATCCTGTGGAGTCAGTGGAATGACAAGGTCGTCCAAACCTGAAACATGGTCACCTTCTCCATCCAGAAGAATCCCCGACAAGAAATCTTCTCCTTGTGGATCCATCTAAATGAGTCTGAAATAAGATATACAAGACCATTCAAGAGAGAACACCGTAAAATATATATACACAAACTTTACTGAACAATACCATCCGATGAATCAGCAAATATATGCATTAATATATGCAGTACATCGTGAAATATATACAAGATTCTTTCCCAGCTTCTGTTCTGAATTTTCAGAGGTGCCATTCAGACTGTTCGTGTCATTTACAGAAGTTCTTTACCTGCTTCTTCTTTTGTCATATTAAAGTTTGGCCTTCATTACAGGAGACCGTGAATGGTTGGGGGCAATCAGATGCAGATGAATCGTCTGAAGTGCTTATTCTCATAATAGATTTAGAGTCAATTCAATAGGCTGAAAGTGCTGAATAGTGCGTCAAGTCATACTAATCTAGATTAAAGTTACTGAAAATTCGCTCATGGGCAACACGTAGATTTGCCAGCACGCTGATTCAGAGAACATGCTGTATCGCCCTACAGGAAACACGTACATGCAGTTTATCTGCTTATTAGGTGACCAATGTTCCAAGAAAAGGAGGCACAAAGACAAACCACTCTTGAAGGCTCATCGAACTGATTATGTATGTATGCAGTACGTGTGAACTGAACTGATCTGTCATGTATATATACTAGTAGGATCGATGTGTCTGAGTGATGTAGAATGAAACAATCAGATGGATATAGCGAACCCTAGACAATGGACGAGGCCCTGGCGGGATCCAAACAATGGACGATGGACGAGGCCCGACAGACCGATGCATACCTGAtcacacggcggcggcggcggcggggcacAACTTCAGATCGAGATGAGCACCTGGTCGCGACGGACCTTCAGACGACGGCGATCTGGGAGGAAGGGCGCGGCGACCTTCAGACGACGGACAGTTTCACTTGTCGCGCGGGAAagggaaagaagaagagagatcGCGCGTTGCCAAGCGAGTCCGCGCGGCGGATAGCTGCGAGCGCGGCTCATGATTTTGCCAAGCGTGTCAATTTGCCAAATGTgtttgccaaactgttggagatgcattTTTGCCACTTTTGCCAATTTTTCAAGGATGCCAAGTGCTTTTTGTCAATTGTTGGAGATGAGTGATTTAAAATTAACATGTAGGCATGATTCCTAATCCAATAATTTAAAGTGAGTACACAAACTTCAATCGCCTAtctacttctgagtttgatgcaTCAAGAGACATAGAAAACTTCATGCTGCTGTCGAGGGGAAGATAATGTCCTGCTAACCTTCGTGGAAACGGCCACGAGTCACGCACGGAGCTGCTGCTGACGAGATCGCTGGGAGTTCCTACAACCGGCGGCCACACGTCATGCACGGGCCACGGGGATAGATGGATCGTTGGTAGTTGGGGCGTAGgccttttttttattaatttggcaagtccaaatgacaaactattggagatggtcatttttttcacttgccaaatcttttacCAAGTTGCTAAAACTCAAAATATGGCAAACAAaatttagcaaactgttggagatgcttgaGCGAGGACAATGTGACAAACAAGGGCCAAATTTCACTATGATGATAAAAAATAAGAACCGACTTAACATAGGAAATCATAAAAAATAGGGGGGCAGGGTGAATGGTGCTCTGCGCTGTGTTGGCTACCAAGCACTCAGACACTATGATTTCTCCAATATCAAGTTTCGGTTTGTATTTTTTATGAATGTAAACTTTTATTTTCAGGTTGTAGACTTACAGATAGTAGCTAGAGGTAGCCTAATGCATGCAGCAAGTTGTTGAATCAAAAGTGCTTTAGCGACTAATTTGTTTTGGACATCCTAGAGCTAGAGACGAATTTTTTTGTAAGGACTTTCTGAATCATTTTTCAAAGAGTACAAGCAAACCATACAAGATGTATGTGAGCTTTGCAACCAAACATATTGAGTTGTATACAACGGCTATGATATAATTGTGTTCTATGCTCAATAATGGTTCCGTTTGGCTCAAAATGGATTTTAAGAATCTAGATAGAAAAATCTAATGTGTTTTATTGGATTCCATGTCTATGTATTTAAAAAAGGATTTTATGTCTATGTGTTAAAATCCACTAGAATCTTGTGTATTTGGAAGGAGTTATAGGTTTCtgaattttttaatctatatgctATATAATCCCTAAGGATTCAAATGAGACCTTATATGTGTTTCATGAGTGTTTATTGTCTAACATGGCTAATACTGATATATAGACAACTCATATTTATGGTTATTTTTTCTTGTACAGCTAGCGTTAGACAGTTGTTGCTATAAGTATAGgtttaggtcagtctcaatgcatagttttatgacacagttaccaagactataaactaggtaaccgagccacaagagttttatggggatgaaacttctctctcatctgatgaaactccttcatttaatgactctgccaagttagcaattttgcttatgtaacatcctatttaatgtgcatgacactctcataaaacatgcattgagactgaccttataAGAAACGTCAAACTATCCATTAGTGTATCTACTATATAGCGCCGACGTCAGTAGGTACAAGTGGTCAATCACTATAGATTTATTAAGACGTCACTATTAACAACAAATAAGAAGAGAGGTACATAAGGAGACATTAAAGATATGGACAATGATATTGTGTAGATACAttaattttcataatatatttatttaatgtcaTAGATATTGTTACTGTTTTCTATAAGattagttaaatttaaaataattggactttaagctattctagcaattaatttattttaagaGGGAGGTATAGTACAGTGAAAAGGTGAGAAGAAGGTAAAGAGAGAAAGCCACCGTGCGAAATCCAACATCGATCACACACATTTTGATGCGAATGATGTTGTTCTGCTCTGGTTCCTCGGATCTGCTGCTTCCTCTTCAGCCGATCGGCTTTCCTTTTGGCTTCTCGGTCTTGGTACGATCCGAGCCTCCTTTGGGCACATGACAGTCACACTCACACCATGACGCGCCAGGGTTGGCACTTGGCAGCATGCCAGCATGCGGCGATCATTGGCAGGGACCTGTAAAGACGAGAGCATGTTTCACCGATACAAGGCTAGCTGAATGCTGTTTGTATATCGGATATGCATGTCGCCACTCTCCAGTCATCCGTCTGAAACTCTGAATGCGAAAATTCAGATCGCGTTGAGCTGCTGAGTGCGTCTGAACTCCGAAGAAGCGAATTACTACTTCATGGCAAGCTGGCATGATGATCATCAGATCAAGCATGCTGAGACAAGAAGCGAGTAAGCGACCAGCAGCATTTAGTtcctgagaatttttgcaaaattgttCAGATTCCACGTCCGGCGATTCCTCGTGCTGTTCCTGAGGCAATAGGCGCGTGTGAACCTCGTCAGAACGTAACACGGATAGGCTGCCGGAAGTGCGGAaagcaggaaaaaaaaaaggaaaagggcgGCGAGGAAGAAAGCGAGGATCGCCGGACGCCGAGGCGGGGAGGCGGGGCATGCATCGAtcgaaagaagcaaaagaggcGCTGGTGGCGACTGGCGTGCCCGCTCCCTTTTTCCATCCATCTCCTCTCTGTCTCAGACGATCGATCGATGGTCGGCCTATCTCTCGCTCGTGGTGcgcccgccatgcatgctcgcctgCCATGCTCCTTCTCGTCTCGGGATCGCCACCGCCGCGCCCTCGGCGCCGGTGGTCCTACTCCTAGTCTCCTACCCTACCCGAGCCAGCGGCCAAATCATCGTTCCCAATCATGTCCGTCGCGTCTGCTGCTGCCTCCGGCAACCGgcatgcatgccgccatgccccGCTCTTTCTTTAGGCTGCAACTGCAATGCATGCCTCATGCCTGCTAGTCTTTTCGCTTTCTCTGATCTCGAAACCAAACCGTGTGGCCGGCCGGTAGGGGCGGTGGTGACCCATGGAATGGGAAGGAATCAGTATCCTATCCTGTATCCTCTGCCGTTGGGACCAAGCCACGGGCCACGGCAGCAAGAAGCCAGCACGCTCGTGCACCTGTTCGTGCTTGGTGAGAGCGGGACGGACGACGACAAAAACGCTGCATGGCATGGTTTCGCCGAATTTAGCGGCAGTGTCGGATAAGGCCAATGGGATTGATCCTGTTCATGTCTGAAACTGTTGATCAACTGCGAAATTTTCCATGGTTGCCTCTGCTATCCAATCCACCTGCCGACGATTTAGTTTTATTTTCTCGTAACACAATGTGTTTTACGGTTGTTACTGAAGACAGCTTCTGTCAAACGATGTCGAGTAATGCGGCTCTGTTGTAGTTTCAGAAAACCGGATTAAGAATCTGACGACAGAAATGATGCCGAAATGTGCTGGACTGGTGGTGATCTGTGACCCCCTGTACTGCCTGCCTCAAAATGCCTAGGACAAGCCGTGCGATTTTTACATTTTGTTGCAAGATTTACACAGAggtcacatgcatgcatgcaaatgcAATGCAACCCGTTAGCCTCGGAGTCATGCATGTGGGTGACACGCTCGTAACCATATATTCTCCATTCACGTTGCTTGTTTACCAAAAGCTAGTATACGGTAACATTTTACAGCTAACTAAAACTAAAACTGTCCTGTTCTGTACTGTCTTGTCTGGTCGATAATCTATCGTGTTTGTTCCAGGGACCATTTGATGATCCAATAGATTAATCTGATCAGAACGGCTTTTTAATTATGCCGTGGCTTCTACTACTACTGGAGTACGTACGCAGCTTCATTCGGCCGGATTGGCGCGCCAGCAGAGCAGGGGCTTCGTGTGTGTGTGAATGACGAAGCTTTGTGGATCGAAACCTTTGCAGACAAAAAGCACGCGAGCATGTAGGTGAATTATTCCACGGGACGCAGTGCTCGTCCATCCATCATGTTCATGTGTGACGCACCAAACTGATTGATCTCTCAGCAAATGGGAGCACGACCTTTCGTGAATGCCTGCACCAAATCAAGATAGGAGTGCTCCTGATTTGGAAATTCGATGCTAACTTGTTTGGCTACTGCTATATATTAAGGCTGAATTCTACCTGCCCTGCACACCTAGCTACTGAATATATCCGAGCAGTAATCCATCGAATCATAGGAAAAAGCTGAACAGATGTATCTTGTAGCATTAGCACTGCACcatcgatccatcctgatgtgCTAGAAAGAAAAACTGGAGCTGATTTTTAGTGTCCACTAGGCCAGCAATGATCCAGTCGCAATCCGGCCGCCCACGCACTGAAACAACTCGGAGAGATGAGATGATGAATCGTCGTTGCCGTCAACTACTAGCTAGCACCTGCACGTTTGCTCGGCACTATTGAGATAGCAAGCTAGCCATGCCCATCCTGTCTGTGTGGACGTGGGAGGTGAAAACGCCGGCCATACGTGTGGAACGAAGGAATCTCTGATCGTATCAGGAGACAAGACCTGGATCGATATTCAGGCCGGCGATCTCATCACAGCACCATAATGCGCCCTTTTGGTGGGAGAGATCAGAGACGGTCGATACGTTCTCGCGACCTTTCCGCAGCAATATAATgggcatcttttttttttccccgcTGTTTGATGGACTGTCCGTGTTCGTTCATTCGCGCCAGTTGTTTTCTGATGATCTGAAACGGCATGGAATGGGAGCAGTGCTGTGTGGAATTTGTTCTCCGCGACGACAGGATGCGAATGGAGGGCTGAGTTCGGTCGATGTCAGTGGTATGTTCGCATGGAAATCGATCCAGACAGGCCAAGTTCTTAGCTCTTTGGAAGAGACAACTGAGCCGGCTCTGAAGCGCACGTAATTAGATAGTGCGACGGCAAGAAATCAACGGCCCATGTCAACTTCGTCAGTCATACGCAGTAGGAGAAAGTGGGGAAAGTGGACAGTGATCGATGACATAGCTAGGAGTTCTACTCAAAACGGTGCAGCTCTCGCGTGACCCTGATATAATGCACCATTAACCAGCTGAGATACTAGCAGTAGCAGCCATGGAAACCACAACCACCCTGCTATACGGACGTGACCTAATAAAACCAATCATAGGAGAAAAATGAGGCCAATCGAGGAGAACAGAGAAGCAATCCAGAACGAGGCAACCACTCTCCTAGCCGGCTAGTCCTCTAGTCCTCGCCGTGGACATGGACCACACtagagctagagctagagctcgCTGGGTTCTGCAAAGAGAGGCAAAACAAAAGCTAGGCCTGGGGGATCAATCTGGCGACAGAGACACTTACATAATTACGTCTCCAAAGCCACCATCTTTCCCCTAACACCATGCGTGCGCGCCCGCGCGCGCGGTGCGCCCCTTCCAAATCCCACTCCTCCTTTTCCAACCTCTTTACCACTAATCCTAGTTGTTAATCCCGGCGGCCAGCGGTGCACGGCACACGCGCGTCCGCTTTCGGTCGCGCGGCCAAGGCGTGCGTGCGTGTGCTGCGTCACAAGACATGCCAGGCCAGGCCGCGAAAGAGAACAAAATTATTCCAGACAGCCACGATCTGCCCGCGGGGGTTTCGCCTTCGCCGCCCGTACGTGCAACGGAAGCTGCCAGGCAGAGCGCGTCGTGACTCGCCCGATCCACTGGGTGATCCCTCACACACGCACGCACACAGAAAGCCAGCAGGGGCGGTAGCAGGAGCAGCGATGGATCTCGGGCTCCATCAGCTGCGCCTCTGATGCGGCTGCCGCGGCGCTGGCCGACCGCGCGGAAAGCGAAAGCCTGCCGCGGGCTCCCTctcgcgcgcggggctggcctgGCCGAGAGAGGAGAGCGATCCCTTCGGCCTGCGGCAACGCCGAGCGCGGCAGGCACAACGTGACGTCCCAGCAGCCGCTGCCGGTGGCCGCCTCCGCTTTTTCGCTTTGCCTCGGCACAGCACACACACTCGGCAGGATGGCCTGGCCAACCGATCGGTCCGGTCCGGACACGAGGAGGGTCCCAGGACGCTGCCGCGCGCACTGGGCAGCCAGAGCCAGCCGAGTAGCTCACCAACACGCGCGTTGTCCGAGTCCGACACGACGCTGTAGCTTCCTGTTGTGTTGAGGGTACGCGGCCACTGTAGCACTCATTGAGCTGCTGGTAGCAGGCGTTTCAATTCGTCGCTTGCTCCTAGATTTGCAAGCGTTATGAACAACTAGTAGTAGTAATAATCAGTACCAACTGTTCAGGCATTCTTTAGAGCAGCGCATATATGAACTCAGGTCGGTGTCTTCTTTTGTCTTTGGTCTGCAAATTACAGTACAGTAACGTACACAGGGCAGGCCCGATGATcgtctcctcttttttttttttttgtccacgtataaaaacaaaaagagcGGCGTGGCGGTGTGAAAAGCCGTGCCTTGTTGCACATGCAAAGACGGAGCAAAGACAACAGAGGCGCCAGCCGCCATGCATGCACACACACAGCAACCGCCAGGCAGAGGCAGGCCCGCTGTTTCACTGGCCACTGAACCCTGAGGTAGCCCGGACCATCGCCAATAAAAAGAGTCGGTAGAGGCCGGCGCGGCGCGCACCCATTTCACGCGGGATCCGAGTTCCGGACCGATCAAACCAGGCAAGCAGACATGTCAACGACTCATGATCCAACACGCACCCACGCCAATATGCCGTGGCATTGCAATTGGCATGACTCACACTCACACACTCGCGAGCAAGCGAGTGAAGTTAGTGCCTGTAGGCCGCACGCACGACCTGACTGAACCGATCGCACCCACCAACACGTCCAATCACCCCGGCCGATGCGCTtcacaggcaggcaggcagcacCTCCATCACTCCGAAAGCGCTGCCTGGTGTTCGGCGTCCCGACTGCTACCGCTCGCCTTATGGTATGGCAAGGCATACGTGTGGCGACGCAGACCACTTGTGGCGTAGGAGTACGTACGAGCAAAGGCGAGAGGCAACCTACTCGTCCTCCATTGCCTCCCAGCCCAGGAAGCGATCGATGCCTCGCCTGGCGCTAGCGCCCGCGCGCCCATCATCACTCGTGTCGTCCCGGCCGGTCCCGAGGCCGGATCGATCGGAGAACCCCCGAACGAACAGGATCGTTTTCGGGCTGCCCCCGGTTGTCGCGTCAACCAACAGCAGCTGGGTGCTGGATCCATCATCACCCGCTTGGAAGACTTGCGGCACTGCATTGAACGGATGGGATGGGCGCCTCCCGGCCCCTACGCCGGTGCGCGACGCGGTCGCGGCAGGTTGGTATGTTTGTCAGGGCCCTGCAGCTGGGGGCGCGCCAGGTGAggggacggcgacggcgagatTGTCCGCGGTCGACAGCGACGCCGGGCCGCGCGGCGGAGGCAGGCGCGCCGTCTAGTCTATTCGCGTCCCTgtcgcggccggccggccggccgggctagctagctagctcgccATCATCATTGAtcatgcgcgcgcgcgcgcgactGCTGGGAACGGAACGGGATGAACCGGTCGGTGTGTGCACGCACACGGACGGATCTATCAATGGAGATGAGATTCTTGTTTGTGTAGAATGGTAGGTCGTGGTCGGTCCTCCATCCATGTGATGGGGTGACCATGTAGAATGGGGGGAGTTGGGCCTTCGTTCAGTGTGTCTCGGACGAAAACTGCCATGAATTCCGGTTCCAGACTACATTGATTTGATTAATCAATATTGTGGGCGTACGCCTGCGCGATAACGAGATTCGATGCATGCTTAAAAATCTTCTTCACACACAGAGGAGGGAGGAGGTTGTTGCTTTCGAGGGCTGGCCGGCCGGTCATGGGCTTGGGAGTACTATACATGCCTGGGTCTTACAATATTGATTGATGATGAGGCGGTGTAGTGCATGCAGTGTATCCTCGTGCTCCCAACCTCGTTGCCGTCACGCTCACCCCCTCGTGGACATGTCTGGCCGGCCGGGGCGCCAGGCGCCATCGAGCGCCAGTGTGACGGCCCCATGGAGGTAGACGGAGGTGGTGCATGCAGAGTGCAGTGCAGTGAATCATCATGCACCCAAACAAAACAAAGCATCAGGCTAAAGCCACAGAAATAGAACAGAAACAAGGGTCCCTATACACGAAAGCAACGTAGGCGAGAGCGAGGGAGGGATGGGGAAAAAAAACACGGCGGGCCGGAAGACATTCCCCTGCCGCCATCAAGATCGATCGATCCCTTTCCGTCGACGGAGAGACAAGGGAGACCGTCGATCACCAGCAGGCCACGGCAGGGGAGCTGGAACCGGACGTGATGGTCCTGCTGCAGCAATTGCGATCGTCGCAATTGCAATTGCAATTCAATCATAACACGAGCCAAGGACAGTGACGCCGCTGCGGTGCCTGCCCCTGTGCGAGGGCCCCCCTGTGTCCTGCGACACATGCGGCCGCTAATCCCCGTCAATAAAGACGGATTTGGCCGGATTTGTTAAGAGGATCGGAGAACCCCTCGTCCTCATGCTCATCCACTCGTGGATCGTTGCAGTGGCGCAGCGCCGTGCGTGCGCGTTGGATGAAACGCCGCCGTactatgccttgtttagttgttgaaaattttgcaaaatttttcagatcccTGTCACAtccaatctttagacgtatacatggagtattaaatataaatgaaaattaaaactaattgcacagtttaatcggaattgacgagacgaatcttttaaatctagttagtccataattggacaatatttgtcaaatacaaacgaaagtgctaatattcctattttgcaaaaaattttgaaagtaaacaaggcactAGCGTGAGGACGGTGGTGATGCAGTGACGAAGCTCTGCCTGCTCCCGTCGTGGTTATCTATGCTCGACTGCTCGTGACCTCTTGTGTATCGTGGAGCTGTGCGTCACTATACAAGAGTGTATTCATTCATTGCGTGTAGGCGCCGCCTTGTTGTTTATGGGCCGTCTGCCGCCGCCCTGTTCGTCCAGAACGCGACATGCATGGTTCGTCGGGGTGGCGGTCGACGTACGTAAactgcggccttgtttagtgcactctgaaaaccaaaaagttttcaagattcccagtcatatcgaatcttgtgacacatacatgaaacattaaatatagacaaaaacaaaaactaattacacagtttagctgtaaatcacgagacgaatcttttgatcctagttagttcatgattagataatatttgtcacaaacaaacgaaagtgctacagtaccgaaaagtgttcacttttcggaactaaacaaggcctgcagTAAAACTACAACTTCTTCAATCGATGCCGATGGTGTAATCACGTGATCCTTGCTTCGATCACGCAGTCCTGATGGTAAGAGTAACACACATTACACTTTACAgccgtttcaaaaaaaaaaacattacaCTTTACAGCGACGAATTCGCCGATTTGGTCATGTGATTCATTCATTCAACCTAGCTAGATAACAACAGGAGGAGAAACCTACCGATCGATCGCGAAAACAACGTTTCGTCCGGATACAATGATATTGCAATGCTTGCTTCCCATTTCGGCGTGCTTATCGTGTAGCGCCCTGGCCCTCTACAGCTACCTCCAAGTCTGCTTCGTGCTTATATCGTGCTTATTATCTTTTGATTTGATCTTCCGGCGGTACGCATCGGGCATCGGCATCGCGTTTCTGTACGTGCGGGCTACGTGTGCATACTAGCCGATCGGTGTACGTACACGACCCGTCTGACCATGCAATGTAAACTTAACACCTCTGTTCACGTACGTTCGTGAACCGTAGACTGTTGAGACCGAGAGATTATTTCGCTGGTCTGCATGTCCAGCCGGGCGCGGGCACATGCATGACACGTACGTACGCGCGCGCCTCGCCGAGCAGCACGTTGGTGGTGCATTGCAGCATAACGTATATCCCTAAATCCACGACACAGGACGGTGGATGAAAATAAAACCTGGGTCGTGACGCGTGGTGTCGAGACGGGAACGTTCAGGAATTTTATCCCACGGTGGTACACGGCACAGCAGCGCGCAGTAACCTCCCGATGAAATGCTAGCGCGTGAAACCGCTGCTGCCTGCGAGAGCAGCAAGTTTTAGACACAGCGCGCGGTACATCCTGCGGGGGTAACGCAACGCctcccggggggggggggggggggggggcgcccGGCTAATTGGGTTTGGGCGTGCGGGGGGGGACGCTGGGTCTGGTCTGGGTGGGTGATGGCGATCTCCCTGCCGGTGGGGCCCACGCACCCCCACCCCCGTTTTCGTTTCCACCTCCCCGTCGCCACGTCGGCGCCTCCCTCCGCCCGCCCGCCGCTATATCTTCACGCCGATCGCTTCGCCCCCTCACCCCTTCCAGCCTTCCTCCCCACTCAGCTTTCCACCACCCTCTCGCCACACCACACTACACAGCGCGCACGCTCGGCTCGAAGCGAGCTCTTCTTCTCCACTTCTCCCCTGTTCCATGCACCACCGCTCGCTTCCCTCCTAGCTAGACAGGGCTTGCATTGAGACTGAACGCGCGCTTGTGTTCTTTCTGCGTGTCAATTGGTTCGTCTGACTCTGCTGGGATGGAGAGGTGGGGGGACAAGGACAAGCGGGCGGCGGGTGCGGCGCCGGGGAGGGCGAGGCGGTACGCCGACCAGCCGTCCTTCTCGTCCACGCTGCTCGACGCCATATACAAGTCCATGGACGAGCCCGACGATGGGGTGACATCATCCGGCGCCGCCACCGCGGCAGCGACCAAGAAGCAGAACCATGACCTGCACTACAGCTACTACTACAAGGCGTCGCTGGCGGGGAGCTACCGCGGCAGCAGCAGGGCGGCGGCCCCTGGGCCGCACGCCGCCACCACGTCGAGCTCCTCCGAGTGCTCCAGCTACGGTGGGTTCTCGTCGTCCGAGGCGGAGTCGTCGCAGCACCGGCGCCTGCGGCCCATACGcacgagcgccgccgccggggcggCGGccaccgcgcccgcgcccgcgctggc contains:
- the LOC8059796 gene encoding glutathione S-transferase T3, producing the protein MDPQGEDFLSGILLDGEGDHVSGLDDLVIPLTPQDTQASPEVEVVASRGNKGSKRAKNFSVEEDEIVCEGWLVASKDPIHGANQNRTSFWGKVHAYFWEHNKGTTPRTESSLLHRWLSIQTAVNKFTSCLEAIERRNQSGTTIQDRIAATLMMFSGVEKMDGKKCSVVSCYNILKEEDKWKIKRKELLQLEKQAASGNKTKKKSTKVARPREEEGTNNGQAGDDDAAQPSTRIRSDGVKKAKEKLRRGGGEACLEAIDKMWAKKEAADIEKEKAKNERFMLSFELDKEALELEKQRAREALEIEKTRAASEKTRAEADLIKQEKEIMFADTTSLSTIQREWVEMMQKEIMAKRRPI